In the Candidatus Omnitrophota bacterium genome, TCAGCAGTGAGGCCGAATAAAAGAGTGCCAGGCGCGCCCCGGCGTTTTTCCCTGACAGGAACCTTTCCAGCATTCCGTAAATTTTCTCCAATCCCGCCCCGGCGAAGAAGATGACAGGAAGGAGGCCTTCCCCGCTTAAAAACCTGAACCTATAGTTAATCGCCAGGGGCAGGAGAGCCAGAAATAGCGCGATGAAAAAAAGGCCGCGGACCCTGAATTGCCTGTCCGCGAGCCTGCCGAGGCCCGTCGCGGCGAACAGATATATAAGCGGATAAAATTCGAGCAGATCGTTTTCAGCGACTTTTACCCCGAGCGGGTTTTCAAGGCCATGTATGTTTGCCAGGACGTGTATTATCACCGGCGCAGACAGCGCCAGGGAGAAAAGGACGGTTTTCAGCACCCGCATCAGGATATCTCTTCTCGCCAGTCCGTAGAGAATGAACGCCAGAAGGCCCAGCCAGGGCATGCCGAGGTGGGTATAAAAAGCGCACGCGATAAGCATCGGGCAGGCTAACTTCCTGTTTTCCTCGAACGCATAGAACGCCAGCAGGATGAATATCAACGACAGGGTTACGGGTATAGTGATCGTTAATTTCAGGAAGAACGTAAAAGGGATTGCCGCGGCGACAGCTACGAAGAAACCTGTTTTCGGCGAAAAGAGCCTGTTGGCGACGAAGGAAAGCGTAGCCAGGAGGGACACGAATGACAATGCCGAGAAAAGCCTGGCTATGAAGAGTATGTCGAGCCCCATCTTATACGGGATCAGCAACAAGAGGTGGAAGAGCGGAGGATAGAGGTGTATATTGCCGGCAGGCGCTAACTCCCAAAAGGCATGGTTAACTATCCCGCCGGCCGTATCAAAACCCCGCATTACATTGATATGATAGTATATATCGAGGAAGAACGGGAACTTTTGCCAGTTAAGGAGCGAAAGAAGAAAGAGGCAGGCAATGAGTATTGAACTTGACAGTCTCCAGTTCGGTTTGGGCATAGCGGCCTCTCTAAGAGCGCATAAGGTGCAGCGATATCTTTAATCTTTCAAAACCCAGCCTCGATACGGTAAAGAAAGCCTCCCGTATTATTTTATCCTCCATCTTCGAAGAGCCCACGCTTCTATTGACAAAAACGATCGGTATTTCTTTAATAATAAATTTTTTCCTCAAGCAAAATTCAGTCATCTCTATCTGAAAGGCATACCCATCAGCCTTTGTCCTCTCAAAAGGGATTTCTTTCAACGCCTCTTTGCGGAAGCACTTGAAACCGCTTGTCCAATCCCTGATCTTAAAACCTACGATAAAACGGGTAAATAAATTAGCTATATAACTTAGGACTAACCGGTTGAATGGCCAGTCGACCACGTGGATACCCCGGATATAGCGCGAACCGATGACCACATCCGCCTTTTTCGCTTGCTCGAGGAATTCCGGTATGTATTTAGGATCGTGCGACAGGTCGGCGTCCATCTGGATTATGTAATCTACGTCCATGGCGACGGCGTAGCGGAAACCGTCCTGGTAGGCCAGTCCGATGCCCATTTTTTTTGGGCGCTTGATCAGATGGATTTGAGGGTGAAGCCGGCTAAGGCGTTCAACTTCCGCGCCCGTGCCGTC is a window encoding:
- a CDS encoding polyprenol monophosphomannose synthase, which codes for MKTAVVIPTYNEKENISFLLECLLALPEVSHIVIADDNSPDGTGAEVERLSRLHPQIHLIKRPKKMGIGLAYQDGFRYAVAMDVDYIIQMDADLSHDPKYIPEFLEQAKKADVVIGSRYIRGIHVVDWPFNRLVLSYIANLFTRFIVGFKIRDWTSGFKCFRKEALKEIPFERTKADGYAFQIEMTEFCLRKKFIIKEIPIVFVNRSVGSSKMEDKIIREAFFTVSRLGFERLKISLHLMRS